The sequence below is a genomic window from Microbulbifer hydrolyticus.
TTTGCCCCGCGCGGCAGCGGCGGCAGCCAGGAAAGTACCGGTCTCGATCCGGTCCGGCATGACGGTATAGGAACAGGGGGCCAGGCGGGGCACGCCGTGCACTCGAATAGTGTCTGTACCGGCACCTTCAATCTGGGCTCCCATTGCCATCAGGAACTCAGCCAGGTCGACAATCTCCGGTTCACGCGCCGCGTTGTGCAGTACAGAAGTACCTTCTGCCAGCGCTGCCGCCATCAACAGGTTTTCAGTACCGCCCACAGTGACCTTTTCCATCACAATATTGGCGCCTTTCAGGCGTCCATTACTCCGCGCCCGAATAAAGCCTTCATCGATGGTGATCTCCGCCCCCATGGCTTCAAGCCCCTTGAGGTGGATATCTACCGGACGGCTGCCGATGGCGCAGCCTCCGGGAAAGGAAACATTCGCTACCCCGTGCCGGGCCAGCAAAGGCCCCAGCACCAGGATCGACGCGCGCATGGTCTTCACCAGCTCGTATGGCGCAGTCAGTTCGTTGACCGAGCGCGGATCAATCTCCACACCCAGTTTTTCATCAATGGTGACGTCAGTCCCCATGCACCGCAATAAGGTGATCATGGTGGTGATATCGTTGAGGTGCGGAAGATTGTGAATCTGCACAGGCCCATCGGCCAGTAGTGTGGCAGCCAGAATCGGCAACGCAGAGTTCTTGGCTCCGGAAATTTTCAACGTTCCGGAGATGGGGCTTCCCCCTTCGATAATCAGTTTGTCCATTCGATCTGGCTTCCCACAACGGAGCTAACACCCGCCCTCAGCACAAACAGAACTGAGTGCAGGTAAATTTACTGGCCGGCTTCGTCCGGCGTCAGGGTTTTCATCTGCACCGCGTGCAGGGTGCCATCGGCAATCTTGTCGGACAGCGCGCCATATACCAGCTGCTGCTTTTTCAGCCGGCTGAGGCCATTAAAAGCCTCACTGACAACGGTCAATTGCAGGTGACTTCCTTCGAAAGCCACTTCGACATGACTTCCTGGAATTTGCCCTTCAATCAGGGACTTGATCTGATCTGGTTGCATAGATGGGATTTACAGTCGTGTTAAAAGCGCGCAAGTGTACTGGAATACACAATCTGGCGCAGCCGCCCCAAAGCGGCCACGCCTGTCCCTCTCGGAGTAAGAGCCATTTAGCCCACTTTATCCGCGGCTGACCAGCCGGCGATCACCTTGTCAATATCGCCCTTGTTCGTCTGCATCGCCTGCGAGAACTGACCGCGGAAGGTCTTGCCCAGGTTGACGCCATTCAGGATCACGTTGATCAGCTTCCACTGCCCACTGCGATTGCGCACCAGGGTATAAGACACCTTGGTAACGCCTTCCTTGCTGCGCACTTCTTGCAGCACATTGACGCGTTTGCCACTAGGGGCAGAGCCGGGATTTACCACCTTCACATCCATAGTGCCGAACGTGGCGACGCCACGTGCGAATGTCGCCACCAGATCGCGCCGGAAAGTGCTGGCAAACTTGGCACGCTGGGCCGGGGTCGCCTTATTCGCGTAGTCGCCCATGACACCGCGCGCAATAAAATTAAAGTCCACAACTGGAGCCAAAACACGATCAACCGCCGCGTAGTAACGCTGCGGATTGGAATTTACATGCTGCC
It includes:
- the murA gene encoding UDP-N-acetylglucosamine 1-carboxyvinyltransferase, whose translation is MDKLIIEGGSPISGTLKISGAKNSALPILAATLLADGPVQIHNLPHLNDITTMITLLRCMGTDVTIDEKLGVEIDPRSVNELTAPYELVKTMRASILVLGPLLARHGVANVSFPGGCAIGSRPVDIHLKGLEAMGAEITIDEGFIRARSNGRLKGANIVMEKVTVGGTENLLMAAALAEGTSVLHNAAREPEIVDLAEFLMAMGAQIEGAGTDTIRVHGVPRLAPCSYTVMPDRIETGTFLAAAAAARGKVRLTHTRADILDAVLVKFEEAGANISIGDDWIELDMKGNRPKAVSFRTAPYPAFPTDMQSQFTAMNAVAEGKGTVVETIFENRLIQVHELNRMGANIVLEGNTAIVTGVEKLTGAPVMASDLRASASLVIAGMVAEGTTIVDRIYHIDRGYECIEEKLQQLGANIRRVPG
- a CDS encoding BolA family protein encodes the protein MQPDQIKSLIEGQIPGSHVEVAFEGSHLQLTVVSEAFNGLSRLKKQQLVYGALSDKIADGTLHAVQMKTLTPDEAGQ
- a CDS encoding MlaC/ttg2D family ABC transporter substrate-binding protein; the protein is MSVLTTIQSRITTNRLSSKVRVLFSAFLLSCLSPFAAAAQNPYTLIEGVSNELLGVIRAEGQHVNSNPQRYYAAVDRVLAPVVDFNFIARGVMGDYANKATPAQRAKFASTFRRDLVATFARGVATFGTMDVKVVNPGSAPSGKRVNVLQEVRSKEGVTKVSYTLVRNRSGQWKLINVILNGVNLGKTFRGQFSQAMQTNKGDIDKVIAGWSAADKVG